A region of Diadema setosum chromosome 15, eeDiaSeto1, whole genome shotgun sequence DNA encodes the following proteins:
- the LOC140238503 gene encoding uncharacterized protein: MGVDLPPYAIDRSHRIRRMNPPPEGAAQKPRPIIVKFTSYKYRQLLFSNKRKLKEARGQNKGISLHEDFTDARRALLWEAFQHMKTPNSKIQHAWTMNGRVYVVLNSADGHSTKKVIHSRRDLDMF; the protein is encoded by the coding sequence ATGGGTGTTGATCTTCCCCCTTATGCGATAGACAGAAGTCACCGTATCCGGCGGATGAATCCCCCTCCTGAAGGTGCTGCTCAGAAACCAAGACCAATCATTGTGAAATTCACGTCATACAAGTACCGCCAACTTCTGTTCAGCAACAAAAGAAAGCTCAAGGAAGCCAGAGGGCAAAACAAGGGCATCAGCCTGCACGAGGATTTCACCGATGCAAGAAGAGCTCTTCTCTGGGAAGCATTTCAGCACATGAAGACGCCGAACAGCAAGATACAGCACGCGTGGACCATGAACGGGCGAGTGTATGTTGTGTTGAACTCTGCAGACGGACATTCCACGAAGAAAGTGATCCATTCCAGAAGAGACCTAGATATGTTttaa